Proteins co-encoded in one Thamnophis elegans isolate rThaEle1 chromosome 1, rThaEle1.pri, whole genome shotgun sequence genomic window:
- the NDUFB1 gene encoding NADH dehydrogenase [ubiquinone] 1 beta subcomplex subunit 1, translated as MNIIHLVRDHWPLTLCPIGFLVGWYFDKRHDEKLALFRNRSRLYQRELKPGEDATWK; from the exons ATGAATATTATCCACTTGGTGCGAGATCACTGGCCTCTTACATTGTGTCCCATAGGATTCTTGGTGGGATGGTACTTTGACAAAAGGCATGATGAGAAACTGGCATTATTCAGAAACAGGAGCAGATTATATCAAAg ggAATTGAAACCTGGTGAAGATGCTACATGGAAATAA
- the CPSF2 gene encoding cleavage and polyadenylation specificity factor subunit 2 → MTSIIKLTTLSGVQEESALCYLLQVDEFRFLLDCGWDENFSMDIIDSLRKYVHQVDAVLLSHPDPLHLGALPYAVGKMGLNCAIYATIPVYKMGQMFMYDLYQSRHNTEDFTLFTLDDVDAAFDKIQQLKFSQIVNLKGKGHGLSITPLPAGHMIGGTIWKIVKDGEEEIVYAVDFNHKREIHLNGCSLEMLSRPSLLITDSFNATYVQPRRKQRDEQLLTNILETLRGDGNVLIAVDTAGRVLELAQLLDQIWRTKDAGLGVYSLALLNNVSYNVVEFSKSQVEWMSDKLMRCFEDKRNNPFQFRHLSLCHGLADLARVPSPKVVLASQPDLDCGFSRDLFIQWCQDPKNSIILTYRTTPGTLARFLIDNASEKVIDIELRKRVKLEGKELEEYLEKEKIKKEAAKKLEQSKEADIDSSDESDAEEDIDQPSVHKTKHDLMMKGEGNRKGSFFKQAKKSYPMFPAPEERIKWDEYGEIIKPEDFLVPELQATEEEKNKLESGLTNGDEPMDQDLSDVPTKCISAMESMEIKARVTYIDYEGRSDGDSIKKIINQMKPRQLIIVHGPPEASQDLTESCRAFGGKDIKVYMPKLHETVDATSETHIYQVRLKDSLVSSLQFCKAKDAELAWIDGVLDMRVSKVDTGVILEEGELRDDGEDTEMQVDAPSSDSSAVAQQKAIKSLFGDDDKEICEESEIIPTLEPLPPNEVPGHQSVFMNEPRLSDFKQVLLREGVQAEFVGGVLVCNNLVAVRRTETGRIGLEGCLCEDFYKIRDLLYEQYAIV, encoded by the exons ATGACATCAATTATCAAGCTAACAACCCTCTCAGGGGTTCAGGAAGAATCTGCTCTCTGCTACTTACTTCAGGTAGATGAGTTTCGCTTTTTGTTGGATTGTGGCTGGGATGAAAATTTTTCTATGGACATCATTGATTCTCTGAGGAA ATATGTTCACCAGGTTGATGCAGTACTTCTTTCACATCCTGATCCTCTGCACTTGGGTGCTCTCCCATATGCAGTAGGAAAGATGGGGTTGAACTGTGCTATTTATGCAACTATTCCTGTATACAAAATGGGTCAGATGTTCATGTATGATCTCTATCAG TCACGCCATAATACTGAAGACTTCACCTTGTTTACTTTGGATGATGTGGATGCAGCTTTTGATAAAATACAACAACTAAAATTTTCTCAGATTGTCAATTTGAAAG GTAAAGGGCATGGTTTGTCTATCACACCATTACCAGCAGGCCACATGATAGGAGGTACGATATGGAAAATAGTTAAAGATGGAGAAGAGGAAATTGTTTATGCAGTTGATTTCAACCACAAGAGGGAGAT TCATTTAAATGGATGTTCCTTGGAAATGTTAAGTAGACCTTCTTTGCTCATCACTGATTCGTTCAATGCTACTTACGTACAGCCAAGGCGGAAACAAAGAGATGAGCAACTGCTAA CAAATATTTTGGAAACATTGAGGGGTGATGGAAATGTCCTAATAGCTGTGGACACTGCAGGGAGAGTTTTGGAACTTGCCCAGCTGCTTGATCAGATATGGAGGACAAAAGATGCTGGTTTAGGAGTTTATTCCTTGGCACTTTTAAACAATGTCAGCTACAACGTTGTGGAGTTCTCAAAATCTCag GTGGAATGGATGAGTGACAAGCTAATGAGGTGCTTTGAAGATAAGAGAAACAATCCTTTCCAGTTTCGTCATCTGTCTCTTTGTCATGGACTTGCAGATTTGGCTCGTGTTCCTAGTCCCAAAGTTGTTCTTGCTAGCCAGCCAGATCTGGACTGCGGATTTTCAAGAGATCTCTTCATACAATGGTGTCAGGATCCCAAAAACtctattattttgacatacagaACAACTCCTGGAACACTAGCACGGTTTTTAATAGATAATGCTTCTGAAAAAGTTATAGACATAGAG CTCAGGAAACGTGTAAAACTTGAAGGAAAAGAACTTGAAGAAtacctggaaaaagaaaaaattaaaaaagaggcaGCAAAAAAGTTAGAGCAATCAAAAGA AGCAGATATAGATTCCAGTGATGAGAGTGATGCTGAAGAGGATATTGATCAACCATCTGTTCATAAGACCAAACATGATCTCATGATGAAAGGTGAAGGAAATCGTAAAGGAAGCTTTTTCAAACAAGCCAAAAAATCTTATCCTATGTTTCCTGCTCCAGAAGAGAGAATTAAATGGGACGAATATGGAGAGATTATCAA ACCTGAGGATTTCCTCGTTCCAGAACTtcaggcaacagaagaagaaaaaaacaaattagaaTCTGGCCTTACAAATGGAGACGAGCCTATGGATCAAGATTTATCAGATGTTCCTACTAAATGCATTTCAGCAATGGAATCAATGGAAATAAA AGCTCGAGTTACATACATAGATTATGAAGGCCGCTCTGATGGAGACtccattaaaaaaattattaatcaGATGAAGCCACGGCAATTGATTATTGTCCATGGACCTCCTGAGGCCAGTCAAGATCTCACTGAATCTTGTAGAGCTTTTGGGGGGAAAGATATTAAAGTTTATATGCCCAAACTGCATGAAACCGTAGATGCAACCAGTGAGACTCACATATATCAA gTTAGGTTAAAAGACTCCCTAGTCAGTTCCCTTCAGTTTTGTAAGGCTAAAGATGCAGAACTTGCATGGATAGATGGAGTTCTGGATATGCGAGTATCAAAAGTAGACACAGGGGTAATTTTGGAAGAAGGGGAACTGAGAGATGACGGTGAGGACACTGAAATGCAAGTAGATGCACCCTCTTCAGATTCCAGTGCTGTGGCACAGCAAAAGGCCATTAAAAGCCTCTTTGGTGATGATGACAAAGAAATCTGTGAGGAGAGTGAAATTATTCCTACTTTGGAGCCCTTACCACCCAATGAG GTTCCTGGACATCAGTCGGTCTTCATGAATGAGCCAAGATTATCTGATTTTAAGCAAGTTCTATTGCGAGAAGGAGTCCAAGCTGAATTTGTGGGAGGAGTTCTAGTGTGTAATAACTTGGTCGCTGTTCGCAGA aCTGAAACTGGACGTATTGGATTGGAAGGTTGTCTCTgtgaagatttctataaaattaGAGACCTTTTATATGAACAGTATGCTATTGTCTAA